The following proteins are encoded in a genomic region of Drosophila willistoni isolate 14030-0811.24 chromosome 3R, UCI_dwil_1.1, whole genome shotgun sequence:
- the LOC6649729 gene encoding box A-binding factor isoform X4 has protein sequence MQYGMPLPSPTHNHVHLHQQPHQHHNSTSNSPGPGSGPLGALHASSSPNHNHVHLQQQSQQDQPNNSTSSSPGPGSGPLVGVNGGSGGGVLPAYASLANYRGHNDAWANHYEPIGYASSNASGQTQSSHLGTGVIRNGRAISAANTAAAIAANDGSATNSVGVDPSRYLTASASLTALAAESGGDFYKNYSFNVSKASTNANSTSIASAPAAAAAATTSTTTLDEQVSRANSRRLNASRRAGLSCSNCLTTYTSLWRRNPSGEPVCNACGLYFKLHNVARPLTMKKDTIQKRKRKPKGTKSEKSKKKTIVSHNSIETSNNNNLSCQNTGLPLESQIMDEVPDEMKSIAYMAYTPQHPQQSLENISSPASSHSSSSSQQQQLCSGLDMSPNTSTPVSNSIYQMPSPTHLQNNNNTLFNNNNSENTTKFLQKYLQAQPLSNNNISAAAVAAAAAMNNNIKSEPSNVTFPTTSTTTLTTASTLSHDHNNTIISLQNPYHQLVVGQPVMPLCKSGPSPYLTEEAQDQQQQIKLEQQQHVEDLLLNRSISLDEQYELAAYHHQQNQQQQQQLAVASYAMQAAAHQQRKFGVDRETVVKME, from the exons ATGCAGTACGGTATGCCTTTGCCCTCTCCCACCCACAATCATGTACATCTCCATCAGCAGCCTCATCAACACCACAATTCAACGAGCAACAGTCCTGGCCCTGGTTCTGGTCCACTGGGTGCACTTCATGCTAGTTCCTCTCCCAACCACAATCATGTGCATCTCCAACAGCAATCGCAACAGGACCAGCCAAACAATTCCACAAGTAGTAGTCCGGGACCTGGTTCTGGTCCACTTGTTGGAGTTAATGGGGGAAGTGGAGGAGGTGTTCTGCCTGCCTACGCTTCGCTGGCAAATTACCGCGGACAT AACGATGCCTGGGCGAATCATTACGAACCAATTGGTTATGCATCCTCCAATGCATCTGGCCAGACACAGTCGTCACATCTAGGAACTGGAGTTATACGTAATGGACGGGCTATAAGTGCAGCAAATACAGCAGCAGCGATCGCAGCAAACGACGGATCAGCCACAAATAGCGTCGGAGTAGATCCATCACGTTACCTAACTGCATCTGCATCTCTAACTGCAT TGGCCGCTGAATCAGGCGGGGATTTCTATAAGAACTACTCATTTAATGTGAGTAAGGCCTCCACAAATGCCAACAGCACCAGCATAGCGTCAGCgccagcggcggcggcggcggcaacaACAAGTACCACAACGCTCGACGAGCAAGTTAGTCGCGCCAATTCGAGACGCTTG AATGCGTCTAGGCGAGCCGGCCTTTCTTGTTCCAACTGTTTGACCACCTACACTTCTTTATGGCGACGTAATCCCAGCGGTGAGCCTGTGTGTAACGCTTGCGGTCTCTACTTTAAGTTGCACAATGTTGCGCGGCCCTTGACTATGAAAAAGGATACCATACAG aaacgaaaacgaaaacctAAGGGTACCAAAAGTGAGAaatcgaaaaagaaaactattgTATCCCACAACAGCATTGAGACttccaataataataatctatCCTGCCAAAATACTGGCCTTCCTTTGGAAAGTCAAATAATGGATGAGGTTCCTGATG AAATGAAATCAATCGCATATATGGCATATACACCGCAACACCCACAACAAAGTCTTGAAAATATCTCATCCCCAGCCAGCTCCCATAGCTCATCATcctcacaacaacaacaactttgcTCGGGCCTGGACATGTCGCCCAACACGTCGACGCCAGTGTCAAATAGCATTTATCAAATGCCGTCGCCCACTCATttacaaaacaacaataatacaTTGTTTAACAACAATAATAGCGAAAATACTACTAAATTTCTACAGAAATACCTGCAAGCCCAACCATtgagcaacaacaatatttCAGCAGCCGCGGTAGCGGCTGCAGCAGCTATgaataacaatataaaatcCGAGCCTTCAAATGTTACATTtccaacaacatcaacaacaacactgACAACGGCTTCGACACTTAGTCACGATCACAACAACACCATTATCAGCTTGCAAAATCCCTATCACCAACTTGTGGTGGGTCAACCAGTAATGCCACTGTGCAAGTCAGGACCTTCTCCTTATTTGACTGAAGAGGCTCAggatcagcagcagcagattaAATtggaacagcagcaacatgttgaGGATCTTCTTCTTAATCGCTCTATCTCATTAGATGAGCAATATGAATTGGCTGCCTATCACCaccaacaaaaccaacaacagcaacaacaacttgcCGTTGCGAGCTACGCGATGCAAGCGGCTGCCCACCAACAACGAAAATTTGGTGTTGATCGTGAGACTGTTGTTAAAATGGAGTAG
- the LOC6649729 gene encoding box A-binding factor isoform X3: MFFSNYNNMYLKNYCYSSVYAGPLLTSTANGMQYGMPLPSPTHNHVHLHQQPHQHHNSTSNSPGPGSGPLGALHASSSPNHNHVHLQQQSQQDQPNNSTSSSPGPGSGPLVGVNGGSGGGVLPAYASLANYRGHNDAWANHYEPIGYASSNASGQTQSSHLGTGVIRNGRAISAANTAAAIAANDGSATNSVGVDPSRYLTASASLTALAAESGGDFYKNYSFNVSKASTNANSTSIASAPAAAAAATTSTTTLDEQVSRANSRRLNASRRAGLSCSNCLTTYTSLWRRNPSGEPVCNACGLYFKLHNVARPLTMKKDTIQKRKRKPKGTKSEKSKKKTIVSHNSIETSNNNNLSCQNTGLPLESQIMDEVPDEMKSIAYMAYTPQHPQQSLENISSPASSHSSSSSQQQQLCSGLDMSPNTSTPVSNSIYQMPSPTHLQNNNNTLFNNNNSENTTKFLQKYLQAQPLSNNNISAAAVAAAAAMNNNIKSEPSNVTFPTTSTTTLTTASTLSHDHNNTIISLQNPYHQLVVGQPVMPLCKSGPSPYLTEEAQDQQQQIKLEQQQHVEDLLLNRSISLDEQYELAAYHHQQNQQQQQQLAVASYAMQAAAHQQRKFGVDRETVVKME; encoded by the exons ATGTTTTTCTCGAATTACAATAACATGTACTTAAAAAACTATTGCTATAG TTCTGTTTATGCGGGGCCTTTGCTTACCTCAACTGCTAATGGAATGCAGTACGGTATGCCTTTGCCCTCTCCCACCCACAATCATGTACATCTCCATCAGCAGCCTCATCAACACCACAATTCAACGAGCAACAGTCCTGGCCCTGGTTCTGGTCCACTGGGTGCACTTCATGCTAGTTCCTCTCCCAACCACAATCATGTGCATCTCCAACAGCAATCGCAACAGGACCAGCCAAACAATTCCACAAGTAGTAGTCCGGGACCTGGTTCTGGTCCACTTGTTGGAGTTAATGGGGGAAGTGGAGGAGGTGTTCTGCCTGCCTACGCTTCGCTGGCAAATTACCGCGGACAT AACGATGCCTGGGCGAATCATTACGAACCAATTGGTTATGCATCCTCCAATGCATCTGGCCAGACACAGTCGTCACATCTAGGAACTGGAGTTATACGTAATGGACGGGCTATAAGTGCAGCAAATACAGCAGCAGCGATCGCAGCAAACGACGGATCAGCCACAAATAGCGTCGGAGTAGATCCATCACGTTACCTAACTGCATCTGCATCTCTAACTGCAT TGGCCGCTGAATCAGGCGGGGATTTCTATAAGAACTACTCATTTAATGTGAGTAAGGCCTCCACAAATGCCAACAGCACCAGCATAGCGTCAGCgccagcggcggcggcggcggcaacaACAAGTACCACAACGCTCGACGAGCAAGTTAGTCGCGCCAATTCGAGACGCTTG AATGCGTCTAGGCGAGCCGGCCTTTCTTGTTCCAACTGTTTGACCACCTACACTTCTTTATGGCGACGTAATCCCAGCGGTGAGCCTGTGTGTAACGCTTGCGGTCTCTACTTTAAGTTGCACAATGTTGCGCGGCCCTTGACTATGAAAAAGGATACCATACAG aaacgaaaacgaaaacctAAGGGTACCAAAAGTGAGAaatcgaaaaagaaaactattgTATCCCACAACAGCATTGAGACttccaataataataatctatCCTGCCAAAATACTGGCCTTCCTTTGGAAAGTCAAATAATGGATGAGGTTCCTGATG AAATGAAATCAATCGCATATATGGCATATACACCGCAACACCCACAACAAAGTCTTGAAAATATCTCATCCCCAGCCAGCTCCCATAGCTCATCATcctcacaacaacaacaactttgcTCGGGCCTGGACATGTCGCCCAACACGTCGACGCCAGTGTCAAATAGCATTTATCAAATGCCGTCGCCCACTCATttacaaaacaacaataatacaTTGTTTAACAACAATAATAGCGAAAATACTACTAAATTTCTACAGAAATACCTGCAAGCCCAACCATtgagcaacaacaatatttCAGCAGCCGCGGTAGCGGCTGCAGCAGCTATgaataacaatataaaatcCGAGCCTTCAAATGTTACATTtccaacaacatcaacaacaacactgACAACGGCTTCGACACTTAGTCACGATCACAACAACACCATTATCAGCTTGCAAAATCCCTATCACCAACTTGTGGTGGGTCAACCAGTAATGCCACTGTGCAAGTCAGGACCTTCTCCTTATTTGACTGAAGAGGCTCAggatcagcagcagcagattaAATtggaacagcagcaacatgttgaGGATCTTCTTCTTAATCGCTCTATCTCATTAGATGAGCAATATGAATTGGCTGCCTATCACCaccaacaaaaccaacaacagcaacaacaacttgcCGTTGCGAGCTACGCGATGCAAGCGGCTGCCCACCAACAACGAAAATTTGGTGTTGATCGTGAGACTGTTGTTAAAATGGAGTAG